In Vulpes lagopus strain Blue_001 chromosome 1, ASM1834538v1, whole genome shotgun sequence, a genomic segment contains:
- the LOC121474435 gene encoding LOW QUALITY PROTEIN: 60S ribosomal protein L37a-like (The sequence of the model RefSeq protein was modified relative to this genomic sequence to represent the inferred CDS: substituted 2 bases at 2 genomic stop codons) — MAKCIKKVRIRGXIXTHYGASLRKMVKKIEISQHAKYTCSFCGKIKMKRRALGIWHCGFCMKIVVAWTYNTISAITVKSAIRRLKELEDQ; from the coding sequence ATGGCTAAATGCATCAAGAAGGTCAGAATCCGTGGATAAATATAGACCCATTATGGTGCCTCCCTCAGGAAAATGGTGAAGAAGATTGAAATAAGCCAGCATGCTAAGTACACTTGCTCCTTCTGTGGCAAAATCAAGATGAAAAGACGAGCTCTGGGCATCTGGCATTGTGGCTTTTGTATGAAAATTGTAGTTGCATGGACCTACAACACCATTTCTGCCATCACAGTAAAGTCTGCCATCAGAAGACTGAAGGAATTGGAAGACCAGTAG